Proteins encoded within one genomic window of Conchiformibius steedae:
- the yidD gene encoding membrane protein insertion efficiency factor YidD: protein MLKMVLIALIRFYQTAVSPMLPPRCRFVPTCSQYALEAVRKHGAVKGAVLAAKRIARCHPWGGSGCDPVP, encoded by the coding sequence ATGTTGAAAATGGTGTTGATTGCGCTGATTCGTTTTTATCAAACGGCTGTCAGCCCGATGTTGCCGCCGCGCTGCCGTTTTGTGCCGACTTGTTCGCAATATGCTTTAGAAGCGGTACGCAAACACGGCGCGGTAAAAGGCGCGGTTCTCGCCGCCAAACGCATTGCCCGTTGCCATCCTTGGGGTGGCAGCGGCTGCGACCCTGTTCCCTAA